The Desulfovibrio sp. Huiquan2017 genome includes a window with the following:
- a CDS encoding methyl-accepting chemotaxis protein has protein sequence MRIVRFKDWGLQSKIISFFLAAVALVLAGLLGYFLPVVSDSLMQEKRLATRGVVEVAYGVVSSWAGKAESGAMTVEAAQEAAKTELASLRYHGQEYFWVNDLHQIMVVHGVKPELNGKDLTDMKDSGGVYIFQKMVKAAKDAGEGFVHYMWPKPGFDRPVPKISYVKLFKPWGWVIGSGIYVDDVEAQVSALRWQVLIPTIVCMGILILVVFWVLRGIIRPLREAVAVSNAMAEGDLTLDIVSGSKDEVGQLTEAMGNMLEALNSVVREVSLASEQVTSGSEELASSAIDLSHGATEQASAVEEVSAAMEEMTSSIGQNAENAQTTNSMTNKAAHDTESGGRAVAKTVEAMKQIAEKISIIEDIARQTNLLALNAAIEAARAGEHGKGFAVVAAEVRKLAERSGMSAAEISELSSSSVAVAEEAGSLLAQIVPDIQKTAELVQEISAATNEQNAGGSQVNSAIQDMDKVIQQNAAASEEVASTAEELSSQAVQLQKTISFFKLRGGGGYVQPARGKAAGLGKTASPGKPRPDKAAPGAPAGGANGGGLTLAMDEMDDDDFERF, from the coding sequence ATGCGTATAGTGCGATTCAAGGATTGGGGGCTGCAAAGCAAGATTATCAGTTTTTTCCTGGCCGCCGTGGCTTTGGTCCTGGCCGGGCTGCTCGGCTATTTCCTGCCGGTGGTGAGCGATTCCCTGATGCAGGAGAAGCGGCTGGCCACCCGGGGCGTGGTCGAGGTGGCCTACGGGGTCGTCTCGTCCTGGGCCGGAAAGGCCGAATCCGGGGCCATGACCGTCGAGGCCGCACAGGAGGCCGCCAAGACCGAATTGGCGAGCCTGCGTTATCATGGGCAGGAATATTTCTGGGTCAACGACCTCCATCAGATCATGGTGGTCCACGGGGTTAAGCCGGAGCTCAACGGCAAGGACCTGACCGACATGAAGGATTCCGGCGGGGTCTATATCTTTCAGAAAATGGTCAAGGCCGCCAAGGACGCGGGTGAGGGCTTCGTCCACTACATGTGGCCCAAGCCCGGCTTCGACCGGCCGGTGCCCAAGATTTCCTACGTCAAGCTCTTCAAGCCTTGGGGTTGGGTGATCGGTTCCGGCATCTACGTGGACGACGTGGAGGCTCAGGTTAGCGCCCTGCGCTGGCAGGTCCTCATTCCCACCATCGTCTGCATGGGCATCCTCATCCTGGTGGTTTTCTGGGTCCTGCGCGGCATCATCCGGCCTCTGCGCGAGGCCGTGGCCGTGTCCAACGCCATGGCCGAGGGCGACCTGACTTTGGATATCGTCTCCGGCAGCAAGGACGAAGTGGGGCAATTGACCGAGGCCATGGGCAATATGCTGGAGGCCCTGAACAGCGTGGTCAGAGAGGTCAGTCTAGCCTCGGAACAGGTCACCTCGGGCAGCGAGGAACTGGCTTCTTCAGCCATTGATCTGTCGCACGGAGCCACGGAACAGGCTTCGGCGGTGGAGGAGGTCTCGGCGGCCATGGAGGAGATGACCTCGTCCATCGGCCAGAACGCCGAGAACGCCCAGACCACCAATTCTATGACCAACAAGGCGGCCCACGACACCGAGTCCGGCGGCCGGGCGGTGGCCAAGACCGTGGAGGCCATGAAGCAGATTGCCGAGAAGATATCCATTATCGAGGATATAGCCCGCCAGACCAACCTCTTGGCGCTGAACGCGGCCATCGAGGCGGCCCGGGCCGGGGAGCACGGCAAGGGATTCGCCGTGGTCGCGGCCGAGGTTCGCAAGCTGGCCGAACGCAGCGGCATGTCCGCGGCCGAGATCAGCGAACTGTCCTCCTCCAGCGTGGCCGTGGCCGAGGAAGCCGGGAGTCTGTTGGCCCAGATCGTGCCGGATATCCAGAAGACGGCTGAATTGGTCCAGGAAATCTCCGCCGCCACCAACGAGCAGAATGCGGGCGGTTCCCAGGTCAACTCGGCCATCCAGGACATGGACAAGGTCATCCAGCAGAATGCGGCGGCTTCCGAGGAAGTCGCCTCCACGGCCGAGGAGCTTTCGTCCCAGGCCGTGCAGTTGCAGAAGACCATCAGCTTCTTCAAGCTTCGCGGGGGTGGCGGTTACGTCCAGCCCGCCCGAGGCAAGGCGGCAGGCCTCGGCAAGACGGCAAGCCCCGGCAAGCCTCGGCCCGACAAGGCTGCCCCGGGGGCTCCGGCCGGAGGCGCCAATGGCGGTGGCCTGACCCTGGCCATGGACGAGATGGACGACGACGACTTCGAGCGCTTCTGA